A window of the Polaribacter sp. HaHaR_3_91 genome harbors these coding sequences:
- a CDS encoding amidohydrolase family protein — protein MKKIIYSLLFFFLVGNSIAQQTPADKQTTDYSIEGATAHLGNGKIIENALVMFSNGKIVFVGNANAKIARRGTVINAKGKHVYPGFIATNASIGLVEIDAVKASDDEDEIGANNPHIRSLVAYNAESKVVESMRPNGVLMAQITPRGGTISGTSSVVQLDAWNWEDASIKTDDAIHINWPTSFTSGRWWLGEDPALRPDKEYPKKINDIQSYFANAKTYLASDKNKMHLPYEATKGLFEGSKKLFIHVNGQKEITDAITIIKELGIKNIVIVHGDEADKVADLLVKNNIAVVLERPHRNPENEDDAYDYTYTIAKNLTDKGVVVALGMEGQMERMNTRNLPFYAGTFAAFGLDKEVALQLLTSNSAKILGIDDMVGTLEVGKDATLFVSEGDALDMRGNILTDAFIQGRKISLETHQTKLWKRYSNKYKTK, from the coding sequence ATGAAAAAAATAATATATAGTTTGCTATTTTTCTTCTTAGTAGGAAATAGCATTGCGCAACAAACGCCCGCAGACAAACAAACTACAGATTATTCTATAGAAGGTGCAACAGCACATTTAGGAAATGGAAAAATTATAGAAAATGCTTTAGTAATGTTTAGCAATGGAAAAATTGTATTTGTTGGAAATGCAAATGCAAAAATAGCCAGAAGAGGAACCGTCATTAATGCCAAGGGTAAACATGTGTATCCTGGTTTTATTGCGACAAATGCCTCTATAGGTTTGGTAGAAATAGATGCTGTAAAAGCAAGTGATGATGAAGATGAGATTGGAGCAAATAACCCACATATTAGAAGTTTGGTTGCCTATAATGCAGAGAGTAAAGTGGTAGAATCTATGCGTCCAAATGGTGTTTTAATGGCCCAAATTACACCTAGAGGTGGTACAATTTCAGGTACATCTTCTGTGGTGCAATTAGATGCTTGGAATTGGGAAGATGCTAGTATAAAAACAGACGATGCAATTCACATAAACTGGCCAACTAGTTTTACAAGCGGAAGATGGTGGCTAGGAGAAGATCCTGCTTTAAGACCAGATAAAGAGTATCCTAAAAAAATAAATGATATTCAATCTTATTTTGCAAATGCTAAAACCTATTTAGCAAGTGATAAAAATAAAATGCATTTACCTTATGAAGCTACAAAAGGTTTATTTGAGGGAAGTAAGAAATTATTTATTCATGTAAACGGCCAAAAAGAAATTACAGATGCTATCACAATTATTAAAGAATTGGGCATCAAAAACATTGTAATTGTTCATGGTGATGAAGCTGATAAAGTAGCAGATTTATTAGTTAAAAATAACATAGCAGTTGTTTTAGAAAGACCACACAGAAATCCAGAAAATGAGGACGATGCTTATGATTATACGTACACAATTGCAAAAAACTTAACAGATAAAGGTGTTGTTGTTGCCCTTGGTATGGAAGGTCAAATGGAAAGAATGAATACTAGAAACCTTCCGTTTTACGCAGGTACATTTGCTGCTTTCGGATTAGATAAAGAAGTAGCATTGCAATTATTAACTTCTAATTCTGCAAAGATTTTAGGTATTGATGATATGGTTGGAACCTTAGAAGTTGGTAAAGATGCAACCTTATTTGTTTCTGAAGGTGATGCTTTAGACATGAGAGGAAACATTTTAACGGATGCTTTTATACAAGGTAGAAAAATTAGCCTAGAAACACACCAAACAAAACTTTGGAAACGCTATTCTAATAAATACAAAACCAAATAA
- a CDS encoding SDR family NAD(P)-dependent oxidoreductase, translating to MSNKELNTEVNSCINTLQKLLEDTNQLFELPEEQRVALFKVAGELSRPNRDEFQRRRKDAKKAAKRKMIESDKHARKSTGIRSAREAALFVAPKLLGAAELNEDTPELESPRNCYVCKTVFTKLHHFYDTMCTECGDLNYAKRFQTTDLKGQVAVITGSRLKIGYHITLMCLRSGATVVATTRFPADSAIRFSKEEDYKDWSHRLHIHGLDLRHIPSVEIFCNYIEQKYDRLDILINNAAQTVRRPSGFYFHLMENEKKPIDQLPKLAQTLLQDHESCLEELADLSVSTAKTDKNNVLPVTWHGPEPGIGLRNSAELSQIPYSFDNSLQTAEVFPEGELDADLQQVDLRKTNSWRLKLGEIETTEMVEVQLVNAVAPFVLCNRLSNLMMKENTGKKHIINVTAMEGKFHRFKKVDRHPHTNMAKAALNMLTHTSASTFAKKGIYMNAVDTGWVTDEDPAELSKHKVETHDFQPPLDIVDGAARVMDPLIDGINTGKHWSGKFLKDYFPIDW from the coding sequence ATGAGTAATAAAGAATTAAATACAGAAGTAAATTCGTGCATCAATACCCTTCAAAAATTATTGGAGGATACGAATCAACTTTTTGAATTGCCTGAGGAGCAAAGAGTCGCGCTTTTTAAAGTTGCTGGCGAATTATCTCGTCCAAACAGAGATGAATTTCAGCGTAGACGTAAAGACGCTAAAAAAGCGGCAAAACGTAAAATGATTGAAAGCGATAAACACGCTAGAAAATCTACCGGAATACGTTCTGCAAGAGAAGCTGCATTATTTGTTGCACCAAAATTATTAGGAGCAGCAGAATTAAATGAAGATACACCAGAATTAGAATCGCCAAGAAATTGTTATGTCTGTAAAACGGTTTTTACCAAATTGCATCATTTTTATGACACAATGTGTACCGAATGTGGAGATTTAAATTATGCAAAACGGTTTCAAACGACAGATTTAAAAGGTCAAGTAGCAGTAATTACAGGTTCTCGTTTAAAAATCGGATATCATATTACCTTAATGTGTTTGCGTTCTGGAGCAACAGTTGTGGCAACAACACGTTTTCCTGCAGATTCTGCAATTCGTTTTTCTAAAGAAGAAGATTATAAAGATTGGAGTCATCGTTTACACATTCATGGCTTAGATTTAAGACACATACCAAGTGTAGAAATTTTCTGTAATTATATAGAACAAAAATACGATCGATTAGATATTTTAATCAACAATGCTGCACAAACGGTAAGACGTCCGTCTGGTTTTTATTTCCATTTAATGGAAAATGAAAAGAAACCAATTGACCAATTACCAAAATTGGCACAGACTTTATTACAAGATCACGAAAGTTGTTTAGAAGAATTGGCGGATTTAAGTGTCTCTACTGCTAAAACGGATAAAAATAATGTTTTGCCAGTTACTTGGCACGGACCAGAACCAGGAATTGGTTTAAGAAATTCAGCAGAATTATCTCAAATTCCGTATAGTTTTGACAATTCATTACAAACTGCAGAAGTTTTTCCGGAAGGCGAATTAGATGCAGATTTACAACAAGTAGATTTAAGAAAAACCAATAGTTGGCGTTTAAAATTAGGCGAAATAGAAACTACAGAAATGGTAGAAGTACAGTTGGTAAATGCTGTTGCACCGTTTGTGTTATGTAATCGTTTGTCTAATTTAATGATGAAAGAAAATACGGGTAAAAAGCATATTATCAATGTAACTGCGATGGAAGGGAAGTTCCATCGATTTAAAAAGGTAGACAGACATCCACATACAAATATGGCCAAAGCAGCCTTAAATATGTTAACACATACGTCTGCTTCAACATTTGCAAAGAAAGGTATTTATATGAATGCAGTTGATACTGGTTGGGTTACAGATGAAGATCCTGCAGAATTGTCTAAGCATAAAGTAGAAACGCACGATTTTCAGCCACCATTAGATATTGTAGATGGTGCCGCAAGAGTGATGGACCCATTAATTGATGGAATTAATACTGGTAAACATTGGTCTGGTAAATTCTTAAAAGATTATTTTCCGATAGATTGGTAG
- a CDS encoding cold-shock protein: MSKGTVKFFNDTKGFGFITEEGVSKDHFVHVSGLIDEIREGDEVEFDLQEGNKGLNAVNVKVI, from the coding sequence ATGAGTAAAGGTACAGTAAAGTTTTTCAACGACACAAAAGGTTTTGGTTTTATCACTGAAGAAGGAGTAAGCAAAGATCATTTTGTACACGTTTCTGGTTTAATTGATGAAATTAGAGAAGGTGACGAAGTTGAATTCGATTTACAAGAAGGAAACAAAGGTTTAAACGCGGTTAACGTAAAAGTTATCTAA